Proteins encoded within one genomic window of Humulus lupulus chromosome 1, drHumLupu1.1, whole genome shotgun sequence:
- the LOC133812572 gene encoding uncharacterized protein LOC133812572 translates to MEGGFGESTSVPPQSPSCSGNGANDAGDFECNICFELAQDPIVTLCGHLFCWPCLYKWLHHHSHSQECPVCKALIQEEKLVPLYGRGKTQSDPRSKSYSGMDIPHRPAGQRPPTAPPPDANQFTNHGFGFMGGFVPMATARMGNFTFATAFSGLIPSLFNIHFHGFPDATVYGTTSGFPYGFHSFHGGHAHGFPQPASRGVQADNVLKNLLMVVGVFVILALICW, encoded by the coding sequence ATGGAAGGTGGGTTTGGAGAATCAACTAGTGTTCCACCTCAAAGCCCTTCATGCTCGGGCAATGGTGCCAATGACGCGGGTGATTTCGAATGCAATATTTGCTTCGAATTAGCTCAAGACCCTATTGTTACTCTTTGTGGTCACCTCTTTTGCTGGCCTTGTCTATACAAATGGCTTCACCATCACTCACATTCACAGGAATGCCCTGTTTGTAAGGCTCTCATACAAGAGGAAAAGTTGGTGCCCCTCTATGGCCGTGGCAAAACTCAGTCCGACCCAAGATCGAAATCTTATTCGGGTATGGATATTCCTCATCGCCCGGCCGGCCAGCGACCTCCAACCGCTCCTCCACCAGATGCAAATCAATTTACCAATCACGGGTTTGGATTTATGGGAGGGTTTGTCCCAATGGCAACTGCAAGAATGGGAAACTTCACTTTTGCCACTGCCTTTAGTGGGCTGATACCATCATTGTTTAACATACACTTTCATGGTTTCCCTGATGCTACTGTCTATGGCACAACTTCTGGTTTTCCTTATGGATTCCATTCCTTTCATGGTGGCCATGCTCATGGCTTCCCCCAGCCAGCTAGTCGAGGGGTGCAGGCTGATAATGTCTTGAAGAACCTTCTTATGGTGGTTGGAGTATTTGTGATCCTTGCACTCATTTGTTGGTAA
- the LOC133812571 gene encoding probable galacturonosyltransferase-like 1: protein MGIKFKSSLSPPTHLTIFLLALFLVAAAAANAAVQRFKEAPKFYNSPNCLTNVTCSDQSVHVAMTLDAAYLRGSMAAILSVLQHSSCPEDIQFHFVTSSSADTDSLRSALSGSFPYLKFQIYPFSDDSVVAGLISTSIRSALDCPLNYARNYLAELLPTSVGRVVYLDSDLVLVDDIAKLAATPLGDDTVLAAPEYCNANFTSYFTPTFWSNPSLSMTFANREACYFNTGVMVMDLERWRVGGYTAKIIEWMELQKRMRIYELGSLPPFLLVFAGNIAPVDHRWNQHGLGGDNFSGLCRDLHPGPVSLLHWSGKGKPWARLDANRPCPLDALWAPYDLLQTPFVLES from the coding sequence ATGGGGATTAAATTTAAATCTTCACTCTCGCCGCCGACCCacctcaccatttttcttctagCCTTATTCTTGGTCGCCGCCGCCGCTGCCAATGCCGCCGTCCAACGGTTCAAAGAAGCTCCCAAGTTCTACAACTCCCCAAATTGTCTTACTAATGTCACGTGCTCCGACCAATCAGTACACGTGGCGATGACCCTCGACGCTGCTTACCTCCGGGGATCAATGGCGGCGATTCTCTCCGTTCTCCAACACTCTTCTTGCCCGGAAGACATTCAGTTTCACTTTGTCACTTCTTCCTCCGCCGATACCGATTCTCTCCGCTCAGCCCTCTCCGGTTCGTTCCCTTACTTGAAATTCCAAATCTACCCTTTCAGCGATGACTCCGTTGTCGCCGGACTCATCTCCACCTCCATCCGCTCCGCCCTCGACTGCCCCCTCAACTACGCTCGAAACTACCTCGCCGAACTCCTCCCCACCAGCGTAGGACGCGTCGTTTACCTCGACTCCGACCTCGTTCTCGTCGACGACATCGCCAAGCTCGCCGCCACCCCTCTAGGAGACGACACCGTTCTGGCCGCGCCGGAGTACTGCAACGCCAACTTCACCTCCTACTTCACGCCTACCTTCTGGTCAAACCCATCTCTCTCGATGACCTTCGCGAACCGGGAAGCCTGTTACTTCAACACCGGAGTAATGGTCATGGACTTGGAGAGGTGGCGCGTGGGCGGGTACACGGCGAAGATCATCGAGTGGATGGAGCTCCAGAAGCGAATGCGGATCTACGAGCTGGGTTCTCTCCCACCGTTCCTTTTGGTGTTTGCAGGGAATATTGCACCGGTGGATCACAGGTGGAACCAACATGGGCTCGGCGGTGACAATTTTAGTGGGCTTTGCCGGGATCTGCATCCGGGCCCAGTAAGCCTGCTTCATTGGAGTGGGAAAGGGAAGCCTTGGGCCCGACTCGACGCCAACAGGCCCTGTCCATTAGACGCTCTTTGGGCTCCTTATGATCTCTTACAAACACCTTTTGTTCTTGAGTCTTAG